From one Desmodus rotundus isolate HL8 chromosome X, HLdesRot8A.1, whole genome shotgun sequence genomic stretch:
- the NBDY gene encoding negative regulator of P-body association yields the protein MGDQPCTSGRSTLPPGNTREIKPPKKRCLLAPRWDYPEGTPNGGSTPLPSAPPPASPGLKSHPPPPEK from the coding sequence ATGGGGGACCAACCTTGCACCTCCGGGAGATCTACGCTCCCACCTGGAAACACGCGGGAAATCAAGCCTCCAAAAAAGCGCTGCCTCCTAGCTCCACGGTGGGATTATCCGGAAGGGACCCCCAACGGAGGTAGTACCCCTCTCCCCTCCGCACCTCCTCCTGCATCACCCGGCCTGAAATCGCACCCTCCTCCGCCGGAGAAGTAG